In the genome of Hymenobacter taeanensis, one region contains:
- a CDS encoding YihY/virulence factor BrkB family protein gives MRLPVRRYHLPDVRRRRSYRRFIVFLKRLRFHDGQASVYDVVDRMLQEIKLDGLTKRASYMAFNFTIAIFPTIIFLFTLIPYIHIPNLNLDILQFLSDLIPQEMYVAVSGTIEDIVNIPHGGLLSFGFATALVLSSNGIMALLDAFEKKYPSFKKRTYVRKRVIATLLTIVLSSVLLFSVAGIFFGTYIIDALVYHEIVSEAMTDQLITLLRYGSVVGLFLLTTCLVYYYVPPVHDKWPFISAGAVVATLLIFLVSFLFILYVKIFDSYNHFYGSIGTLVGFMVWLDFVCMTLILGFEINVSIDAVTGRLRLAK, from the coding sequence ATGCGTCTACCCGTTCGCCGTTACCATCTGCCTGATGTACGCCGCCGGCGTAGCTACCGGCGCTTCATAGTGTTTCTGAAACGTCTGCGGTTTCATGACGGGCAAGCTTCCGTGTACGACGTAGTGGACCGTATGCTCCAGGAGATTAAGCTGGATGGCCTGACTAAACGGGCCAGCTATATGGCATTCAACTTCACGATTGCCATTTTTCCTACTATCATCTTCCTGTTTACGCTTATTCCTTACATCCATATTCCTAACCTGAACCTCGACATCCTGCAGTTTCTCTCCGATCTGATTCCGCAGGAAATGTATGTAGCCGTTTCTGGCACCATCGAAGATATTGTGAACATTCCGCACGGGGGGCTGCTGTCCTTCGGTTTTGCCACGGCGCTGGTCCTGAGCTCCAACGGTATCATGGCCTTGCTGGATGCCTTTGAGAAAAAGTACCCCTCTTTTAAGAAGCGCACGTATGTCCGCAAACGGGTTATAGCCACACTCCTTACTATCGTATTATCCTCAGTGCTGCTGTTCTCAGTGGCGGGTATTTTCTTCGGAACCTACATCATTGATGCGCTGGTATACCACGAAATAGTGTCGGAAGCCATGACCGATCAGCTTATCACGTTGCTACGTTATGGGTCAGTGGTAGGCCTGTTTCTGCTCACTACGTGCTTGGTATATTATTATGTGCCCCCAGTGCACGATAAATGGCCATTCATTTCGGCAGGGGCCGTGGTAGCTACACTGTTGATATTCCTGGTGTCGTTTCTGTTCATCCTGTACGTGAAGATTTTTGACAGTTACAATCACTTCTATGGCTCCATTGGTACACTAGTCGGCTTTATGGTGTGGCTCGACTTTGTGTGCATGACGTTGATTCTGGGGTTTGAAATCAATGTAAGCATTGATGCCGTAACCGGTAGACTACGGCTGGCTAAGTAG